In Corynebacterium nuruki S6-4, the following proteins share a genomic window:
- a CDS encoding DUF3107 domain-containing protein, giving the protein MDIKVGFVSSPRDLVINSKDEDRDALLGRVEEFLGKDSGVLKLEDSKGAVVVVVREQVAYIEVGAAVARAVGFI; this is encoded by the coding sequence ATGGATATCAAGGTCGGTTTCGTCAGCTCCCCCAGGGACCTCGTCATCAACAGCAAGGACGAGGACCGGGACGCGCTCCTGGGCCGCGTCGAAGAGTTCCTCGGCAAGGACAGCGGAGTGCTGAAGCTCGAGGACTCGAAGGGTGCGGTGGTCGTGGTCGTCCGCGAGCAGGTCGCCTACATCGAGGTCGGCGCCGCCGTGGCCCGCGCCGTGGGGTTCATCTGA
- a CDS encoding TIGR02569 family protein, with product MVDSTPPPDSIRTGFQVAHATPVALGGAWGDGWRCDRAVLLPSGDPARGTWTARIMDRIRPVGVSVARPLRSSDGRYSVGGWTARTFLSGHRAPRFDETAAGILRFNEALVDEQRPAFLTAPVPVADGPQSRGPMVWGDTELFAAADAAAWADDPTVSLAPVMDPTTVPRDDVAAAVEKAAGLLLLREEVTAPDQLVHGDALGCTVYDGYADPAVVDFVPAWHPTAWSVALLVVDALAWANAEDALLDRWRHLPDFDQILLRAVIYRLFVHAVLPDSTAEAWPGLARVADIVAVRAGSAPVTDPGEPLLSGGRATDDSGSTAPADTAGTTAQTDAGRTPETTEE from the coding sequence ATGGTTGATTCGACTCCACCGCCGGACAGCATCCGCACGGGATTCCAGGTGGCGCACGCGACCCCTGTCGCCCTCGGTGGTGCGTGGGGTGACGGCTGGCGCTGTGACCGGGCCGTCCTGCTGCCCTCCGGCGATCCGGCACGCGGCACCTGGACCGCGCGCATCATGGACCGGATCCGGCCGGTGGGGGTGTCGGTGGCACGTCCGCTGCGGTCCAGCGACGGGCGTTACTCGGTCGGCGGATGGACGGCACGGACGTTCCTGTCCGGCCACCGTGCGCCACGGTTCGATGAGACGGCCGCCGGGATCCTGCGGTTCAACGAGGCACTCGTGGACGAGCAGCGTCCGGCTTTCCTCACGGCACCGGTGCCGGTCGCCGACGGGCCGCAGTCGCGGGGCCCGATGGTCTGGGGGGACACGGAACTGTTCGCCGCCGCGGACGCCGCCGCCTGGGCCGACGACCCGACCGTGTCACTGGCCCCGGTCATGGATCCGACGACGGTACCGCGCGACGATGTGGCCGCGGCGGTGGAGAAGGCCGCCGGCCTGCTGCTGCTGCGCGAGGAGGTGACCGCCCCGGACCAGCTGGTCCACGGTGACGCCCTGGGATGCACCGTCTACGACGGCTACGCGGATCCGGCGGTCGTCGACTTCGTCCCCGCCTGGCACCCGACGGCATGGTCGGTCGCCCTGCTCGTGGTGGATGCGCTGGCCTGGGCCAATGCCGAGGACGCACTGCTGGACCGGTGGCGGCACCTGCCCGATTTCGACCAGATCCTGCTGCGGGCGGTCATCTACCGGCTCTTCGTCCATGCAGTGCTCCCGGACAGCACCGCCGAGGCGTGGCCGGGACTCGCCCGGGTGGCCGACATCGTCGCGGTCCGGGCCGGCTCAGCACCCGTGACCGACCCGGGGGAACCGTTGCTGTCCGGTGGCCGTGCTACAGATGACTCCGGAAGCACAGCCCCGGCGGATACGGCAGGCACGACAGCACAGACGGACGCCGGGCGGACACCGGAGACGACGGAGGAATGA
- a CDS encoding DUF3152 domain-containing protein, translated as MRHSRPDTDPGRDAALAAQERATREAEQRRRRWMGASAVLGFLLVVAVSVMVVIEVAHTGDDEAGPAPDVVGTATSGGSSPGPLPGVPTGDHVGALPDGPRVSREGKETWHGVGTPGAHAGSTGGKDGKDGEDSTEGVRTWSYVVEVEDGADTATFGGGDAFSATVDATLSDPRSWIAGGKVAFRHVSVHGPETPDLRIRLTTPTTTAQLCGSEIDLETSCFLGSGAVGGAGDTAGEGTVIINLARWVRGALPFAGDLGSYRQYVVNHEVGHGIGYARHQPCPSDGALAPMMMQQTLSLSNRDLARLDGEDGSYPDEQSTCRMNAWPHPEGSAAADR; from the coding sequence GTGCGGCACAGCCGCCCGGACACGGATCCGGGACGTGACGCGGCCCTCGCGGCACAGGAGCGGGCGACCCGCGAAGCCGAACAGCGCCGTCGCCGGTGGATGGGGGCCAGCGCCGTGCTCGGTTTCCTGCTCGTCGTCGCCGTCAGCGTGATGGTCGTCATCGAGGTGGCCCACACCGGTGACGATGAGGCCGGGCCAGCCCCGGACGTCGTCGGGACGGCGACGTCCGGCGGATCGTCGCCCGGTCCGTTGCCCGGGGTCCCGACCGGTGACCACGTCGGTGCACTGCCCGACGGCCCCCGGGTCTCCCGGGAGGGTAAGGAGACCTGGCACGGGGTCGGCACCCCGGGCGCCCACGCGGGCAGCACAGGCGGCAAAGACGGCAAGGACGGCGAAGACAGCACAGAGGGAGTCCGGACCTGGAGCTACGTGGTCGAGGTGGAGGACGGCGCCGACACCGCCACATTCGGTGGCGGGGACGCCTTCTCCGCGACCGTCGACGCGACCCTGTCCGACCCGCGGTCCTGGATCGCCGGTGGGAAGGTCGCCTTCCGGCACGTCAGCGTGCACGGACCCGAGACCCCTGATCTGCGGATCCGGTTGACCACGCCGACGACGACCGCGCAGTTGTGCGGCAGCGAGATCGACCTGGAGACCAGTTGCTTCCTCGGCTCCGGCGCCGTCGGCGGGGCCGGTGACACCGCCGGTGAAGGCACCGTGATCATCAACCTGGCCCGCTGGGTCCGCGGTGCGCTGCCCTTCGCCGGCGACCTCGGCTCCTACCGGCAGTACGTCGTCAACCACGAGGTCGGCCACGGTATCGGCTACGCCCGGCACCAGCCCTGTCCGTCGGACGGCGCGCTGGCTCCGATGATGATGCAGCAGACACTCAGTCTGTCCAACCGTGACCTGGCGCGGCTCGACGGGGAGGACGGCAGTTACCCGGATGAACAGAGCACCTGCCGGATGAACGCCTGGCCACACCCGGAGGGTTCCGCGGCGGCCGACCGCTGA
- a CDS encoding UvrD-helicase domain-containing protein: MTHLDPTALIDPVELSQQWLRQEYAPTPQQAAVIGASAGPTLVVAGAGAGKTETMAARVVWLVANGLVLPEQVLGLTFTRKAARELGVRIRSRLQALAASGLVDDLPADDPRRRALQAITPTVATYDSYAGDIVREYGLLLPMEPAGRIITDTERWMIARDVVLSRTEGFTTHRSVPSIIDDMLELNDGMDNHLAGADEVDEECRITAVELDGLPDRDGKVLKGVDGRLTAIGDALTYRRELLTVVADYRARLSEMNLLTFGQQMSKAAQLVDAHPEVGEAQRRRFRVVMLDEYQDTGHAQRVLLRGLFGGGADPDLTVTAVGDPMQSIYGFRGATAANLAHFRTDFPVADPASDPAGDGAPTPAPRLELTTSWRNPARVLDLANTVSRWSMADGAGGSGAGGDDAGDGTGAPVSPLVSRPGAGTGEVKAAWFDTREEELTWLADDLADRYRNRDTSAGAAPFSAAVLLRKNAEARPLHDLLVERGVPVETTAGPGLLEVPEVADVYATLRILVDPADDIALLRLLTGVRWNIGAADLQALARRVDQLSQRDRRYRQHSPGADAADGADGAGAVDVVDGAENTGLTALVTPQPGDSPAMAGVRRRLAEIDRDAARVPVGLAEALADLRGMTEFGMSDEGVRRLSDLGRELRYLRLQSLGKPLPDLIADIEQMTGVRTEVLTRYHREPGRSIGTSHLDRFAEVVRSFADLSTASPGALVDYLRSAEEREKGLEAGEVEVLTDCVQLLTVHKAKGLEWDIVAVPHATRATYADAVKRPTVTSWTTNARVLPSGLRGDATDDPSDTTGMPVLDLSDVVDRKGVVEAEDRFKEQLGVHDAKEDDRLFYVALTRSRRVLLVSGAAFNGTAKKPVDPSVALTLIRDRLAATAPECVVTWSDLGMVYSKAELKRLEKGPHHREDAVMVPASPAARNDLVADVVRVIPTPPPARWPRPTLTERQPGVADGTGLVTAAGETTGVTIGETTGGTDGGTAPDPDPGTLADQWRRETALLIREYTARSAPEVVVPLGARLTATEAVSLSRNPEEFARRRRRPVPLEPRPYTKRGTAFHNWVERHFGTGTGQLFDEDELPGAADATLADPALTRLKERFLDSTWAARTPVTVEGSYSVTLAGHLFEGRIDAVFHDGDDPLSGWTVVDWKTGRRPVGRDLQDASMQLAVYRLAWAKLLSSRQGVTVPPDAVRACFHYVLSNETYEPGTLPSAEDLADWIGGHGDE; encoded by the coding sequence ATGACGCACCTCGACCCGACGGCCCTGATCGACCCGGTGGAACTGTCGCAGCAGTGGCTGCGCCAGGAGTACGCCCCCACACCCCAGCAGGCGGCGGTGATCGGCGCCTCTGCCGGCCCCACTCTCGTCGTCGCCGGTGCAGGGGCCGGCAAGACCGAGACCATGGCGGCCCGGGTGGTGTGGCTGGTCGCCAACGGTCTCGTCCTGCCCGAACAGGTGCTCGGCCTGACCTTCACCCGCAAGGCCGCGCGGGAACTCGGGGTCCGGATCCGGTCCCGGCTGCAGGCACTGGCGGCGTCCGGGCTCGTCGACGACCTGCCGGCCGATGACCCCCGGCGCCGTGCACTGCAGGCGATCACCCCCACCGTCGCGACCTACGACTCGTACGCCGGCGACATCGTCCGCGAGTACGGACTGCTGCTGCCGATGGAGCCGGCCGGGCGCATCATCACCGACACCGAACGCTGGATGATCGCCCGTGACGTGGTGCTCTCCCGCACCGAGGGGTTCACCACCCACCGGTCGGTGCCGTCGATCATCGATGACATGCTCGAACTCAACGACGGCATGGACAACCACCTCGCCGGCGCCGACGAGGTCGACGAGGAATGCCGGATCACCGCCGTCGAACTCGACGGCCTGCCGGACCGCGACGGCAAGGTGCTCAAGGGTGTCGACGGCCGGCTGACCGCCATCGGCGACGCCCTGACCTACCGGCGGGAACTGCTCACCGTCGTCGCGGACTACCGTGCCCGGCTGTCGGAGATGAACCTGCTGACCTTCGGGCAGCAGATGTCGAAGGCCGCCCAGCTCGTCGACGCCCACCCCGAGGTCGGGGAGGCGCAGCGCCGCCGGTTCCGGGTGGTCATGCTCGACGAGTACCAGGACACCGGCCATGCCCAGCGGGTGCTGCTGCGCGGACTGTTCGGCGGCGGTGCGGACCCCGACCTCACCGTCACCGCGGTGGGCGACCCGATGCAGTCCATCTACGGTTTCCGCGGGGCGACCGCGGCGAACCTCGCGCACTTCCGCACCGATTTCCCGGTGGCGGACCCGGCGTCAGACCCGGCCGGTGACGGTGCACCGACGCCGGCACCCCGACTGGAACTGACGACCTCCTGGCGCAATCCGGCCCGCGTGCTGGACCTGGCCAACACCGTCTCGCGCTGGTCGATGGCGGACGGCGCCGGCGGGAGCGGTGCCGGTGGAGACGATGCCGGTGACGGCACCGGTGCCCCGGTCTCCCCGCTGGTCTCCCGGCCCGGCGCCGGCACCGGCGAGGTGAAGGCCGCCTGGTTCGACACCCGCGAGGAGGAACTCACCTGGCTCGCCGATGACCTGGCGGACCGCTACCGCAACCGGGACACCTCCGCCGGGGCCGCCCCGTTCTCCGCGGCGGTCCTGCTGCGCAAGAACGCCGAGGCCCGCCCGCTCCACGACCTGCTCGTCGAGCGCGGCGTCCCGGTCGAGACGACCGCGGGCCCCGGCCTGCTGGAGGTCCCGGAGGTCGCGGACGTCTACGCGACGCTCCGGATCCTCGTGGATCCCGCCGACGATATCGCCCTGCTCCGGCTGCTCACCGGGGTGCGGTGGAACATCGGGGCGGCGGACCTGCAGGCCCTGGCGCGCCGGGTGGACCAGTTGTCGCAGCGGGACCGGCGGTACCGGCAGCACAGCCCGGGCGCTGATGCCGCCGACGGCGCTGACGGCGCCGGTGCCGTCGATGTCGTCGATGGTGCGGAGAACACCGGCCTCACCGCGCTCGTCACTCCGCAGCCCGGGGATTCCCCGGCGATGGCCGGCGTCCGCCGCCGCCTCGCCGAGATCGACCGGGACGCCGCCCGGGTCCCCGTCGGCCTCGCGGAGGCACTCGCCGACCTGCGCGGTATGACGGAATTCGGGATGAGTGACGAGGGGGTGCGACGGTTGTCCGATCTCGGACGCGAACTGCGGTATCTGCGCCTCCAGTCGCTCGGGAAACCGTTGCCGGACCTCATCGCCGACATCGAGCAGATGACCGGGGTCCGCACCGAGGTCCTCACCCGCTACCACCGCGAACCCGGCCGGTCGATCGGCACCAGCCACCTCGACCGCTTCGCCGAGGTCGTGCGGTCCTTCGCCGACCTCAGCACGGCCTCACCGGGCGCCCTGGTGGACTACCTGCGCTCGGCCGAGGAACGGGAGAAGGGGCTCGAGGCCGGTGAGGTGGAGGTCCTCACCGACTGCGTCCAGCTGCTCACCGTGCACAAGGCGAAGGGACTGGAATGGGACATCGTCGCCGTCCCGCACGCCACCCGGGCAACCTACGCGGACGCCGTGAAACGGCCGACCGTCACCTCGTGGACGACCAACGCCCGCGTCCTGCCGTCCGGACTGCGCGGGGATGCCACCGATGACCCGTCGGACACCACCGGCATGCCGGTGCTCGACCTGTCGGACGTGGTGGACCGTAAGGGCGTGGTCGAGGCGGAGGACCGCTTCAAGGAGCAGCTCGGCGTGCACGACGCGAAGGAGGACGACCGGCTGTTCTATGTCGCCCTCACCCGCAGTCGACGGGTCCTCCTCGTCTCCGGGGCGGCCTTCAACGGCACCGCGAAAAAGCCGGTCGACCCGTCGGTGGCACTCACCCTGATCCGCGACCGGCTCGCGGCGACGGCCCCGGAATGCGTGGTGACCTGGTCGGACCTGGGGATGGTGTACTCGAAGGCGGAGCTGAAACGGCTGGAGAAGGGACCGCACCACCGGGAGGATGCGGTGATGGTCCCGGCATCCCCGGCGGCACGCAACGACCTCGTCGCCGACGTCGTCCGGGTGATCCCCACCCCACCTCCGGCCCGGTGGCCGCGGCCCACGCTGACCGAGCGGCAGCCCGGTGTGGCGGACGGCACCGGTCTCGTCACCGCAGCAGGAGAGACGACCGGAGTGACGATCGGAGAGACGACCGGCGGGACGGACGGAGGCACCGCACCGGACCCGGACCCCGGCACGCTCGCCGACCAGTGGCGCCGGGAGACGGCACTGCTCATCCGCGAGTACACGGCCCGGTCCGCCCCCGAAGTCGTGGTGCCCCTCGGGGCACGGCTGACGGCGACAGAGGCGGTGTCCCTGTCCCGGAACCCGGAGGAGTTCGCCCGTCGTCGCCGCCGTCCGGTGCCGTTGGAACCACGGCCCTACACCAAACGGGGCACCGCCTTCCACAACTGGGTGGAGCGGCACTTCGGCACCGGTACCGGACAGCTGTTCGACGAGGATGAACTGCCGGGCGCCGCCGACGCGACCCTCGCAGACCCGGCCCTGACCCGGCTCAAGGAGCGGTTCCTCGACAGCACCTGGGCGGCGCGCACCCCGGTGACCGTCGAGGGGTCCTATTCGGTGACGCTGGCCGGGCATCTGTTCGAGGGTCGGATCGACGCGGTCTTCCATGACGGTGACGACCCGCTGTCCGGCTGGACCGTCGTCGACTGGAAGACCGGTCGCCGTCCCGTCGGCCGTGACCTGCAGGACGCGTCGATGCAGCTGGCGGTCTACCGGCTCGCGTGGGCGAAGCTGCTGAGCAGCCGTCAGGGGGTCACCGTTCCCCCGGACGCGGTGCGTGCGTGCTTCCACTATGTGCTGTCGAACGAGACCTATGAACCGGGTACACTCCCGTCAGCAGAGGACCTGGCGGACTGGATCGGAGGACACGGCGATGAATGA
- a CDS encoding potassium channel family protein — translation MNDRFRDRFRTDSEVDALPPHALLKVVNIPEATPVSPWWLIIRRMIYALVLIFVASTVVYLERDGYTGVRTYLDAVYYSSVSLSTTGYGDITPVTQTARLVNVLVITPMRIIFLVLLVGTTLSVLTEESRKSLKIRRWRKHMRNHTVVVGYGTKGRAAVTAMLADGVTASQIVVVDSDPEVLTHASSRGLVTVQGSATKSDVLKLAGVTRARAVVVAPNMDDTAVLITLSVREIAPSATIVASVRESENSHLLRQSGADSVVVSSETAGRMLGLATVSPSVTGMMEDLLSPDEGFSVAERMVGDDEVGGSPRNLEDIVLGVVRSGELYRIDSVEAETVEPGDRILYIRRITDTAAEANPQ, via the coding sequence ATGAATGACCGTTTCCGCGACCGTTTCCGCACTGACAGCGAGGTCGACGCGCTGCCGCCCCACGCGCTGCTCAAGGTCGTCAACATCCCGGAGGCCACCCCGGTGAGCCCCTGGTGGCTGATCATCCGCCGCATGATCTACGCCCTGGTGCTCATCTTCGTCGCCTCGACGGTGGTGTACCTGGAGCGGGACGGCTACACCGGCGTCCGCACCTACCTGGACGCCGTCTACTACTCGTCGGTGTCCCTGTCGACCACCGGCTACGGTGACATCACCCCGGTCACCCAGACCGCCCGGCTGGTCAACGTCCTGGTCATCACCCCGATGCGGATCATCTTCCTGGTCCTGCTGGTCGGGACGACCCTGTCGGTGCTCACCGAGGAATCCCGCAAATCGCTGAAGATCCGTCGCTGGAGGAAGCACATGCGCAACCACACCGTCGTCGTCGGCTACGGCACCAAGGGGCGGGCGGCGGTCACCGCCATGCTCGCCGACGGCGTCACCGCGTCGCAGATCGTCGTCGTCGACAGCGACCCGGAGGTCCTCACCCACGCCTCCTCGCGCGGCCTGGTGACCGTGCAGGGCTCGGCGACGAAATCCGATGTGCTGAAACTCGCCGGGGTGACCCGCGCCCGCGCCGTGGTCGTCGCCCCCAACATGGATGACACGGCCGTGCTCATCACCCTGTCGGTGCGGGAGATCGCCCCGTCGGCGACGATCGTCGCCTCGGTGCGGGAGTCGGAGAACTCCCACCTGCTGCGGCAGTCGGGCGCGGACTCGGTCGTGGTCTCCTCCGAGACTGCCGGCCGGATGCTCGGTCTGGCGACCGTGAGCCCGTCGGTCACCGGCATGATGGAGGACCTGCTCAGCCCGGACGAGGGATTCTCCGTCGCCGAACGGATGGTCGGCGACGACGAGGTGGGCGGCAGCCCCCGGAACCTGGAGGACATCGTGCTGGGCGTGGTGCGCTCCGGTGAGCTGTACCGCATCGACTCGGTCGAGGCGGAGACCGTGGAGCCCGGCGACCGGATCCTCTACATCCGCCGCATCACCGACACCGCCGCCGAGGCGAACCCGCAGTGA
- a CDS encoding ATP-dependent helicase has protein sequence MTVGDAMGDRTAQDTTGTADTTAAREEARRNAELRRRIGSADDVRIRLDTGAAHTSGPVRHWEGLAGAVVTGDDRVDRDMPYAVLGGPGTGKTSLLLDTLLNYLRGGGDPAGVMVVTPSKEAATELRGRLTELLRDDPDYAATGTPVRSVHSWAFALLRAVTQRRGDPLPRLMTGADHDLRIRELLRGQAEDGTGRWPERIRPALPLVGFARQLRDLLLRASERGIGAARLTELGHRHGLDMWVAAGDFLREYDQVQRLSGSHSLNASDLLHRTLDELTGTPDGRAVVEAQRRRIRLVLVDDAHNLDPASGALVRAFAVPGVRTLVAGDPDQCVFHFRGADEDFLTGMAADPDHRIVLSRTHRLGASAVTAVNRLERRLPAAPTRVPLRGGESADGATVPDLEIRRAPSETAQRLVVADAVRRARALDGVPWDRIAVVVRSTGEIAGLRRALLSHGVPVKVDPTSVILAEQPLVAALLLALDALSRPLTVAEMQRLVESPIGGADPVMLRRMERAAAPAVAGSGLRAMEAVGLVVTGRADPHEAERWTSRFGPREQQVLTRIRTVTDAGRAALDSGGSVEAVLWEVWQATGLSTRLQTQALRGGTLGSQADRDLDAVMSLFDIAGDLVERTPAISLTTFLDGVRSQELPTGGRDRRGVRPDAVEILPAHAAAGREWSVVVVAGVQEDTWPAGPTVGGLFGQQELVDLADRGIDPAVPVSRSAAALAEERRLFLLAVSRATRRTVVTAVSSAGDEAAVPSRFLDEINGDTVADTEEEPLPHPTEATVDALPRVLAVEPLVAELRDAVCDPRRPGHERRAAADNLARLAAAGVYGAAPVTWWGTAEPSSTGPAVAHRHGDATPTVRISPTLLENLGAGATGPTGTDAACDLRSFLDRLRSVPTTEPMKVGTMIHAVAEGFAVGLTLGEAQETVTTVVPWLVDGPEWTAAPLTASCLEAVERLHDWLAGRAGTGRTVEVEKKLEHVIGRTPPDADGTSLPVVLAGRTDRLETAADGATTVIDFKTGKHAKTKEEAAVSPQLSAYQLLMSLEPGRQADGAMLVYPRVPTASVKTLQQGRLSDADLAEFREVALAAAARVAGPAFTATDGCDGTEYACLCPACRAGEQVV, from the coding sequence ATGACCGTGGGGGACGCCATGGGGGACCGGACAGCACAGGACACGACAGGGACGGCGGACACGACGGCGGCGCGGGAGGAGGCCCGTCGCAACGCCGAACTGCGCCGCAGGATCGGCTCGGCAGACGACGTCCGCATCCGGCTGGACACCGGCGCTGCGCACACGTCGGGCCCCGTCAGACACTGGGAGGGGCTCGCCGGCGCCGTGGTCACCGGCGACGACCGGGTCGACCGGGATATGCCGTACGCGGTACTGGGCGGCCCGGGCACCGGGAAGACCTCGCTACTGCTCGACACGCTCCTCAATTACCTGCGGGGTGGCGGTGACCCTGCCGGGGTCATGGTCGTCACCCCGTCCAAGGAGGCGGCGACAGAACTGCGCGGCCGGTTGACCGAACTGCTGCGCGACGATCCGGACTACGCGGCCACCGGGACCCCGGTGCGCTCGGTGCACTCCTGGGCCTTCGCCCTGCTGCGTGCGGTCACACAGCGCCGGGGGGATCCGTTGCCACGTCTGATGACCGGTGCCGACCATGACCTGCGCATCAGGGAACTGCTGCGGGGCCAGGCCGAGGACGGGACCGGCCGGTGGCCGGAACGGATCCGCCCTGCCCTGCCGCTGGTGGGGTTCGCCCGTCAGCTCCGCGACCTGCTGCTGCGCGCCTCGGAGCGCGGCATCGGCGCGGCGCGGCTGACGGAACTGGGGCACCGCCACGGGCTGGACATGTGGGTCGCCGCCGGCGACTTCCTCCGCGAGTACGACCAGGTCCAGCGGCTGTCCGGGTCACACAGCCTCAACGCGTCCGACCTGCTGCACCGCACACTCGACGAACTCACCGGCACCCCGGACGGCCGGGCGGTCGTCGAGGCGCAGCGGCGCCGGATCCGGCTGGTGCTCGTCGATGACGCCCACAACCTCGACCCGGCGTCCGGCGCCCTGGTCCGCGCCTTCGCGGTCCCCGGGGTGCGGACGCTGGTCGCCGGGGACCCGGACCAGTGCGTCTTCCACTTCCGCGGCGCCGACGAGGACTTCCTCACCGGGATGGCCGCCGACCCGGACCACCGGATCGTCCTGTCCCGGACCCACCGGCTCGGCGCGTCGGCGGTCACGGCGGTGAACCGGCTGGAACGCCGGCTGCCCGCCGCACCGACCCGGGTGCCGCTGCGGGGCGGGGAGTCCGCGGACGGGGCGACGGTGCCGGACCTGGAGATCCGCCGGGCGCCGTCGGAGACGGCACAACGGCTCGTCGTCGCCGATGCGGTCCGCCGGGCCCGCGCTCTCGACGGCGTGCCCTGGGACCGTATCGCCGTCGTCGTCCGGTCCACCGGGGAGATCGCCGGTCTGCGCCGCGCCCTGCTCAGCCACGGCGTCCCCGTGAAAGTCGACCCGACGAGCGTGATTCTCGCCGAGCAGCCGCTCGTCGCCGCACTGCTGCTGGCGTTGGACGCCCTGTCGCGTCCGCTCACCGTCGCCGAGATGCAGCGGCTGGTGGAGAGCCCGATCGGCGGGGCCGATCCGGTGATGCTGCGCCGGATGGAGCGCGCCGCCGCCCCGGCGGTCGCCGGATCCGGGCTCCGCGCCATGGAGGCGGTCGGCCTCGTGGTCACCGGGCGTGCGGACCCGCACGAGGCGGAGCGGTGGACCAGCCGCTTCGGCCCCCGCGAACAGCAGGTCCTCACCCGGATCCGGACCGTCACCGACGCCGGTCGTGCCGCCCTCGACAGCGGCGGATCGGTGGAGGCGGTGCTCTGGGAGGTGTGGCAGGCCACCGGCCTGTCCACCCGACTGCAGACCCAGGCGTTGCGGGGCGGCACGCTGGGCTCCCAGGCGGACCGGGACCTCGACGCAGTGATGAGCCTCTTCGACATCGCCGGCGACCTGGTGGAGCGCACCCCGGCGATCAGCCTGACGACCTTCCTCGACGGGGTCCGGTCCCAGGAACTGCCCACCGGCGGCCGTGACCGGCGCGGGGTCCGTCCCGATGCCGTCGAGATCCTCCCGGCGCACGCCGCCGCCGGGCGGGAGTGGTCGGTCGTCGTCGTCGCGGGTGTGCAGGAGGACACCTGGCCGGCGGGACCGACGGTCGGCGGACTGTTCGGTCAGCAGGAACTGGTGGACCTCGCCGACCGCGGTATCGACCCGGCGGTGCCCGTGTCCCGGTCCGCCGCCGCCCTGGCGGAGGAGCGCAGGCTCTTCCTCCTCGCGGTCTCCCGCGCCACCCGGCGCACCGTGGTGACCGCCGTGTCCTCCGCCGGTGACGAGGCAGCGGTCCCGTCCCGGTTCCTCGACGAGATCAACGGGGACACCGTCGCCGACACCGAGGAGGAACCGCTGCCGCACCCCACCGAGGCGACGGTGGACGCCCTGCCCCGCGTCCTCGCGGTCGAACCCCTCGTCGCCGAGTTGCGCGACGCGGTCTGCGATCCCCGCCGGCCCGGTCACGAGCGGCGTGCCGCCGCAGACAACCTCGCCCGGCTCGCCGCCGCCGGGGTCTACGGGGCAGCCCCGGTGACATGGTGGGGGACCGCGGAGCCGTCGTCCACCGGCCCGGCGGTCGCCCACCGCCACGGTGACGCCACCCCGACGGTACGGATCAGTCCGACGCTGCTGGAGAACCTCGGCGCCGGGGCCACCGGCCCGACCGGCACAGACGCGGCGTGCGACCTGCGGTCCTTCCTCGACCGGCTGCGCAGCGTCCCGACCACCGAGCCGATGAAGGTCGGCACCATGATCCACGCGGTGGCGGAGGGCTTCGCCGTCGGTCTGACCCTCGGGGAGGCGCAGGAGACCGTCACCACCGTGGTCCCGTGGCTCGTCGACGGACCGGAGTGGACCGCCGCCCCGCTCACCGCCAGCTGCCTGGAGGCGGTGGAACGCCTCCACGACTGGTTGGCCGGCCGGGCCGGCACCGGCCGCACCGTCGAGGTCGAGAAGAAGCTCGAGCACGTCATCGGCCGGACCCCGCCCGACGCGGACGGAACCAGCCTGCCGGTGGTCCTCGCCGGCCGGACCGACCGACTGGAGACCGCCGCGGACGGGGCCACCACCGTCATCGACTTCAAGACCGGAAAACACGCGAAAACGAAGGAGGAGGCCGCGGTGAGCCCCCAGCTCTCGGCCTACCAGCTGCTGATGTCCCTGGAACCCGGCCGGCAGGCGGACGGGGCCATGCTCGTCTACCCGCGGGTCCCGACCGCCTCGGTGAAGACACTCCAGCAGGGCCGGCTGAGCGACGCCGACCTCGCGGAGTTCCGCGAGGTCGCCCTGGCCGCCGCCGCGCGGGTCGCCGGGCCGGCCTTCACGGCCACCGACGGGTGCGACGGCACCGAATACGCGTGCCTGTGCCCGGCCTGCCGCGCCGGGGAGCAGGTGGTATAG